A region from the Achromobacter seleniivolatilans genome encodes:
- a CDS encoding amino acid ABC transporter permease, which produces MTTSNKTPPISAPRRRLNWNDPGVRSVVYQVLALATVAWAVWFLVSNTLHNLSVRNIATGFGFLSREAGFAIGETPIAYTPANDYGRAILVGLLNTLRVAVIGIVLATILGTLIGIGRLSKNWLVAKITSFYVEVMRNVPLLLQLFFWYALITENMPGPRQAHNPLPGVFISNRGLKVPGLEGNSLDWMLAGLGLAIVAIIYLGHYGKKRHEATGHMFPLGRVAIGLLIGLPFVGWLVSGASLTLDMPELKGFNFSGGLTLSPEFAALLAGLVIYTSAFIAEVVRSGIQAVNNGQWEAAGSLGLRRKQVLRLVILPQALRVIIPPMTSQYLNLTKNSSLAVAIGYPDIVSVVNTTLNQTGQAIEGILIIMGAYLTVSLSISIFMNWYNKRIALVER; this is translated from the coding sequence ATGACGACTTCCAATAAAACCCCCCCGATTTCGGCGCCTCGCCGGCGGCTCAACTGGAATGACCCCGGCGTACGCTCCGTGGTCTACCAGGTGCTCGCGCTGGCGACGGTAGCCTGGGCCGTGTGGTTCCTGGTTTCCAACACGCTACACAACCTGTCCGTGCGCAACATCGCCACGGGTTTCGGTTTTCTAAGCCGTGAGGCCGGGTTCGCGATTGGCGAAACGCCTATCGCCTACACCCCCGCAAATGATTACGGCCGCGCCATCCTGGTCGGTCTGCTCAATACGCTGCGCGTCGCCGTTATCGGCATCGTGCTGGCGACAATCCTTGGCACCTTGATCGGCATCGGCCGCCTGTCCAAGAACTGGCTGGTCGCAAAGATCACCTCGTTCTACGTCGAGGTGATGCGCAACGTGCCGCTGTTGCTGCAATTGTTCTTCTGGTACGCGCTGATCACGGAAAACATGCCGGGTCCGCGTCAGGCGCACAATCCGCTGCCGGGCGTGTTCATTTCCAACCGCGGCCTGAAAGTGCCTGGGCTGGAAGGCAATTCTCTGGACTGGATGCTGGCTGGCCTGGGATTGGCCATCGTCGCCATCATCTACCTGGGACACTACGGCAAGAAGCGCCATGAGGCCACCGGCCACATGTTCCCGCTGGGCCGCGTCGCCATCGGTCTGCTGATTGGTTTGCCGTTTGTGGGCTGGCTGGTCAGCGGCGCGTCGCTGACATTGGACATGCCGGAACTCAAGGGCTTTAACTTCTCGGGCGGTCTGACCTTGTCGCCGGAATTCGCTGCCTTGCTGGCGGGTCTGGTGATCTACACGTCGGCGTTCATCGCCGAAGTGGTGCGCTCGGGTATTCAAGCCGTCAACAACGGCCAGTGGGAAGCCGCGGGTTCGCTGGGCCTGCGCAGAAAGCAGGTGCTGCGTCTGGTGATCTTGCCGCAAGCGCTGCGCGTGATCATTCCCCCGATGACGAGCCAGTATCTGAACCTGACCAAGAACAGTTCGCTGGCGGTCGCTATCGGCTACCCCGATATCGTGTCGGTTGTGAACACCACGTTGAACCAGACGGGCCAAGCCATCGAGGGCATTCTTATCATCATGGGCGCGTACCTGACGGTCAGCCTGTCGATCTCGATATTCATGAACTGGTACAACAAGCGCATCGCGCTGGTGGAGCGTTGA
- a CDS encoding amino acid ABC transporter permease — translation MSSTTHTPSEALPPPSTHVGVWPWFKTRLFSSPLNILITVLLAWFLLMAVPALVEWAFIKADFNAANAQECRASGGACWAFIIEKHRLILFGTYPFDEQWRPLIATLILVAVIICSGIRRFWNWKLAVIWTVGLTAVALLMWGGVFGLSYVENARWGGLPLTLILSTFGIAFAFPIGVLLALGRRSKMPAIKALCVVYIELIRGVPLISLLFMSSVMLPLFLPEGFSIDKLLRAQIAIILFAAAYIAETVRGGLQAIPKGQYEGADSLGLNYWQQMRKIILPQALKIVIPPLVSIFIALFKDTSLVVIIGIFDLTLAAKAALSDAAWRGFGVEAYLFISLIYFVFCFSMSKYSQALEKRLATDHKR, via the coding sequence ATGAGCAGCACTACGCATACTCCAAGCGAAGCCCTGCCGCCGCCCAGCACGCATGTGGGCGTATGGCCATGGTTCAAGACGCGCCTGTTCTCGTCGCCGCTGAACATCCTCATCACGGTTCTGCTCGCGTGGTTCTTGTTGATGGCGGTGCCGGCGCTGGTGGAATGGGCTTTCATCAAAGCCGATTTCAACGCAGCCAATGCCCAGGAATGCCGCGCTTCTGGCGGCGCCTGCTGGGCGTTCATCATCGAGAAGCACCGGCTGATCCTGTTCGGTACCTACCCCTTCGATGAGCAATGGCGTCCGCTGATCGCCACGCTCATTCTGGTGGCAGTGATCATTTGCAGCGGTATCCGCCGTTTCTGGAACTGGAAGCTTGCCGTCATCTGGACCGTGGGCCTGACCGCCGTCGCGCTCTTGATGTGGGGCGGCGTGTTTGGCCTGTCGTATGTGGAAAATGCGCGTTGGGGCGGTCTGCCGCTGACGCTCATCCTGTCCACGTTCGGCATTGCCTTTGCGTTCCCGATCGGTGTGTTGCTGGCTCTGGGCCGGCGCTCGAAGATGCCCGCCATCAAAGCGCTGTGCGTTGTGTACATTGAGCTGATTCGCGGCGTGCCGCTGATCAGCCTGCTGTTCATGTCGTCGGTGATGCTGCCCTTGTTCCTGCCCGAAGGCTTCTCGATCGACAAGCTGTTGCGCGCACAAATCGCGATCATCCTGTTCGCCGCGGCCTATATTGCCGAAACGGTGCGCGGCGGTTTGCAGGCGATCCCGAAAGGGCAGTACGAAGGCGCGGATTCGCTGGGCCTGAACTACTGGCAACAGATGCGCAAGATCATCCTGCCGCAAGCATTGAAGATCGTGATTCCGCCGCTGGTCAGCATTTTCATCGCCTTGTTCAAGGACACGTCGCTGGTGGTGATCATCGGTATTTTCGACCTGACTTTGGCAGCCAAGGCGGCCTTGTCCGACGCGGCATGGCGCGGCTTCGGCGTAGAGGCGTATCTGTTCATCTCGCTCATCTACTTCGTGTTCTGCTTTTCCATGTCCAAGTACAGTCAGGCGCTTGAAAAACGTCTTGCGACTGATCACAAACGCTAG
- a CDS encoding amino acid ABC transporter ATP-binding protein, whose product MSDAIIRLQDVNKWYGQFHVLRNINLDVAPGERIVVCGPSGSGKSTMIRCINRLEEHQKGHIIVDGTELTNDLKHIETIRKDVGMVFQHFNLFPHLTVLENLTLGPMWVLKKPRAEAEATAMKYLERVRIPEQAKKFPGQLSGGQQQRVAIARSLCMNPKIMLFDEPTSALDPEMVKEVLDVMVSLAQESGMTMICVTHEMGFARKVANRVIFMDRGEIIEQNSPDEFFDNPQNERTKLFLSQILH is encoded by the coding sequence ATGTCGGATGCCATTATTCGTTTGCAGGACGTGAACAAGTGGTACGGCCAGTTCCACGTGTTGCGCAACATCAACCTGGACGTGGCGCCAGGTGAGCGCATCGTGGTGTGCGGGCCTTCGGGTTCGGGCAAGTCCACGATGATCCGTTGCATCAATCGTCTGGAAGAGCACCAGAAAGGCCACATCATCGTGGACGGCACGGAGCTCACCAATGACTTGAAGCACATCGAGACGATCCGCAAGGACGTGGGCATGGTGTTTCAGCACTTCAACCTGTTCCCGCACCTGACCGTGCTGGAGAACCTGACCTTGGGCCCCATGTGGGTGCTGAAGAAGCCGCGCGCGGAAGCCGAAGCCACGGCCATGAAGTATCTGGAGCGTGTGCGCATTCCCGAACAGGCCAAGAAGTTTCCCGGCCAGTTGTCGGGCGGCCAGCAACAGCGCGTGGCGATTGCGCGGTCGTTGTGCATGAACCCCAAGATCATGCTGTTTGATGAGCCCACCTCGGCCCTGGACCCGGAAATGGTCAAGGAAGTGCTGGACGTGATGGTGAGCCTGGCCCAGGAAAGCGGCATGACGATGATCTGCGTGACCCACGAAATGGGTTTCGCGCGCAAGGTCGCCAACCGTGTGATTTTCATGGACCGCGGCGAGATCATCGAACAGAACAGCCCGGATGAGTTCTTCGATAACCCGCAGAACGAACGGACCAAGCTGTTCCTGAGCCAGATCTTGCACTGA
- a CDS encoding Bug family tripartite tricarboxylate transporter substrate binding protein, whose translation MTKAPRSALRRTLLQGAVALAATLPFGAPALAQATDFPTKPIRFVVPYPPGGPLDTMARMLAEKVRGSLGQPVIVENRSGAGGNIGADLVAKAPADGYTLVMGAVATHAINPWLFANLPYDPVKDFAPVTIVASVPNVLVMNVEFAEKNKIATLADLIDYAKKNPGKLNYGSGGNGSAGHLSGELLKARAGINVEHIPYQGAAPAQLALLSGQSDFMFDNLAASAPLIKDGKVKALAVTTAKRSSLLADVPTVEESGVKGFDLGTWFGVFTTGGTPAPVVAKLNKAYSDAMQQADVKQRLLTMGSEAPPMTSEAFAEFVKGEKAKYQEIVKISGASLN comes from the coding sequence ATGACGAAAGCCCCCCGCAGCGCTCTGCGCCGCACCTTGTTGCAAGGCGCTGTTGCGCTGGCCGCAACCCTGCCTTTCGGCGCGCCTGCGCTGGCTCAGGCTACTGATTTTCCGACCAAGCCGATCCGCTTTGTCGTGCCTTACCCGCCTGGCGGCCCGCTGGACACCATGGCCCGCATGCTGGCCGAGAAGGTTCGCGGTTCCTTGGGTCAGCCCGTGATTGTGGAAAACCGTTCGGGCGCGGGTGGCAATATTGGCGCTGACCTGGTGGCCAAGGCCCCGGCCGATGGCTACACGCTGGTGATGGGCGCGGTTGCCACGCACGCGATCAATCCCTGGCTGTTCGCCAACCTGCCGTACGACCCGGTGAAGGATTTTGCGCCGGTCACGATCGTGGCGTCGGTGCCGAACGTGTTGGTGATGAACGTTGAGTTCGCGGAAAAGAACAAGATCGCCACGCTGGCAGATCTGATCGACTACGCAAAGAAGAACCCGGGCAAGCTGAACTACGGTTCGGGCGGCAACGGCAGCGCGGGCCATTTGTCGGGCGAACTGTTGAAGGCGCGTGCCGGCATCAATGTTGAGCACATTCCGTATCAGGGTGCTGCGCCTGCGCAGTTGGCGCTGTTGTCGGGCCAATCGGATTTCATGTTCGACAATCTGGCGGCATCGGCCCCGTTGATCAAGGATGGCAAGGTCAAGGCTTTGGCCGTGACGACCGCCAAGCGTTCGTCGTTGCTGGCGGACGTGCCGACGGTTGAAGAGTCGGGCGTCAAGGGCTTTGATCTGGGCACGTGGTTTGGCGTGTTCACGACGGGCGGCACGCCTGCGCCGGTAGTGGCCAAGCTGAACAAAGCGTATTCGGATGCCATGCAACAGGCAGACGTGAAGCAGCGTCTGTTGACGATGGGTTCGGAAGCGCCGCCGATGACGTCCGAGGCGTTTGCCGAGTTCGTAAAGGGTGAAAAGGCGAAGTATCAGGAGATCGTGAAGATCTCGGGCGCCAGCTTGAACTGA
- a CDS encoding ABC transporter substrate-binding protein: MKKIRIQSAAAISLTLAALAASTAIAQQKPVDIGFIGTLSTPAGYIGEDERDAFLLAVKEGGGKLGGVPVNVRVEDDALKPANAKQIADKMVQDGVRLFTGVNFSNVMAAVGPTVLNAGGFYVSLNAGPSNYAGKACNPNYFSVAFQNDSYADTAGMAANELGAKRVVIMAPNYQAGRDAVAGFKRAYKGEIAEEIYTKLEQADFSVELARIRSLNPDAIFQFHPGGAGINLTKQFANSGLSDKIKMITPIYSMDDRMLAATGTASKGFYLSSLWSADLDNAQSKHFVEAFTKAYKRPPTAYAAQAYDTANLIASGLKAVNGDVTGRADDFRNALRKADFASVRGKFKFGPNQHPIQDWYLLHIEAGPDGKLIYKNMKVLARDHTDVHAVDCKM, from the coding sequence ATGAAAAAAATCAGAATCCAGAGCGCCGCCGCTATCTCGCTGACACTGGCCGCACTTGCGGCGTCCACAGCGATCGCACAACAGAAACCCGTGGACATCGGATTTATCGGCACGCTATCCACGCCTGCCGGCTACATCGGCGAAGACGAGCGCGACGCCTTTCTGCTGGCGGTCAAAGAAGGCGGCGGAAAACTGGGCGGCGTTCCGGTGAATGTGCGCGTCGAGGACGATGCATTGAAACCCGCCAACGCCAAACAGATTGCAGACAAGATGGTGCAGGATGGCGTGCGGTTATTTACCGGCGTCAATTTTTCGAATGTGATGGCGGCAGTGGGCCCTACCGTGCTGAATGCTGGCGGCTTCTACGTCAGCCTGAACGCGGGGCCATCAAACTACGCGGGCAAGGCCTGCAATCCCAACTATTTCTCGGTGGCTTTCCAGAACGACTCTTACGCCGACACGGCGGGCATGGCGGCCAACGAGCTGGGAGCCAAACGCGTCGTCATCATGGCGCCGAACTACCAGGCGGGACGCGATGCCGTCGCCGGATTCAAGCGCGCATACAAAGGCGAGATCGCGGAAGAGATCTACACCAAGCTGGAACAAGCGGACTTCTCGGTGGAACTGGCGCGCATCCGGTCGCTGAACCCCGACGCCATCTTCCAGTTTCATCCGGGCGGTGCAGGCATCAACCTGACCAAGCAATTCGCCAATTCCGGGCTGTCCGACAAGATCAAAATGATCACGCCCATTTATTCAATGGACGACCGCATGCTGGCGGCCACAGGGACGGCGAGCAAAGGGTTCTACTTGAGTTCATTGTGGAGCGCCGATCTGGACAACGCGCAGAGCAAGCACTTTGTTGAAGCGTTCACCAAGGCCTACAAGCGTCCGCCCACGGCCTACGCAGCGCAAGCCTACGACACTGCCAACCTGATTGCCTCGGGCCTGAAGGCCGTCAATGGCGACGTGACCGGCCGCGCCGATGATTTCCGCAATGCGCTACGCAAGGCAGATTTCGCGAGTGTGCGAGGCAAGTTCAAATTCGGCCCGAACCAGCATCCGATTCAGGACTGGTATCTGCTGCACATCGAGGCAGGCCCGGACGGCAAGCTGATCTACAAGAACATGAAGGTACTGGCGCGCGACCATACGGATGTGCACGCTGTGGACTGCAAGATGTAG